Genomic DNA from Prunus persica cultivar Lovell chromosome G1, Prunus_persica_NCBIv2, whole genome shotgun sequence:
CTGGAAATATTTTCACGTAGCTTTTTATCTGTGAATTCCACAAGACCAACACTCGttcaaatcaatttcaaatGTTAATCTCTGCCAGCTAATTTTAACATCATAGGACTATTTTGATTGTGTTTCTTCTGTTCCCATCatttctttaaaaacaaaaacaaaaactcaaaacgtTAATTTTAACATCATAGGACTAATGTGGTGAAGGATGTAATTCCTATACCTCAGTTTTTGCAATTAAAACCTCTTCCCACTGCTTCAAGACTTCAGGTGGAGTAATGTGGTCAAACTCAGCTCCAAGTATGGCAATGGGAACCTTAACCTCTGAAAGTTGTTCCAGCATTGATCATTAAACTAAGACCGACTTCTTCTGTAAATTCGATTCTCAAATATATCCATACGCGAATATTATATACAGAAATCTTACCTTTGATATCATCCACAGTGGTAAATGCAGGATGTAACAGAACACCAGCATGGATGAAGTCGTGGTCATGCTTTCCAAGTTCAACCGCAACCTTGGCTGAAATCAAAACAGTACAGATGTGAGAATCTTTTGTAACGCAAGTATATAACTTGTTATTAAAAAGTtctcataaaataaatgaatacatatatttaAGACTTATTTGTTGAAATGCCTCTTGTGGTTTTCAAATAGTCTTAGTTTGTCATCTGATGTTTCAAATGACTCAATTTCCCCCATGAACTTCTATTCCGTGACCAAGGTTGCTCCATTCCGTtagttttcataaaaaaaatcattaaatcaGTTGACGTGACATTAGTATTTTGATAAATTTAACTagccaaaattcaaaataaatataaaaaattgcttgaaattatttaaaatagaattaagataaaaataactatttttttttcctccctcAATCGTCAGCCCACTACAACTTCTCCCTAATCTCAACCAGCCCCACCGCCCAACCAACCCAAGCAACCACCTTCCCCCTCCCCATTCTTCTGTCAAAACAAAGGTaccaaaaaaaactgaacaacccttcctctctctctctctctctctctcttctcaatTCCCTCTCTTCCTTTGGCAGCCACTGAGGGAGATTTGGGCTGCCACGTATGCGAAATATGAAGTTAATTTAGTGATTTGGTTTGTGGGTTTGAGCCTTTTGACAACTTGGGGGAGGGGTttgatggagagagagagagagagagagagaggagaaggtggggtggttttatttatttattttttctgagtGTGGGTTGGTTGGGCAATGGGGCTGGTTGAGATGAGGGAGCAGGTGGTGGGAGCTGACGATTAgggattaaaaaaagaagacaattttatctttattttttacctattttaaataatttcaagCATTTTTTACATTAAATTTgaatcttttaatttttgatagttaaattaaccaaaatatccaTGCCACTTCAACTGATTTAACAATGTTTATCTAAAAACTAACAGAATAAAGTAACCTCGGTCACATAATAGAAGTCCAGGGGAGGAGATTGAATCATTTGAAATGTGAGGGGGCAAATTGAAACTATTTGGAAACCACATGGAGCATTTCAACaaataaacttaaatttaATACAAGGAAAACTGACACAAAGGAACAAAGAAGTTTGCAGAAAAAGAGAACAAGCTCACCTCCCCAGCAGAAGCCTGCAGCACCAATTGCAGAGACGCCTTTACTTTTTAAAGCTTCAATTACTAGCTTTGCATCTTCAAATCCCTTCTCCTATCCATGCGAAAAACAAGACTTGAGTCTTGAGCAgtaatttttttcaacaattgTGTACCCCGGCGCAGTTGAAAACCATATATAAAGTTCAAAACAACAACAGTAATTAATACTAATAACCAACCGGACTATGATCTTTTAACCAAACAGGTAGACGGTCAAAGGAGCCATCATCTGCGAGTACAAAAGGATCTCCATAGAAGAAGTCAGGGACCACAACGAAGTACCCAGCAGCTGCAACTTTGTCTGCAAACTTCCTTCGAATTCACAACAGAAAGCATGTGATATTAGCTACAGAGTATATATAAGATGCAAAAAGTAGTGATTCTTCTGCTCTTCCAGTATGCTTCTTTGACAAGTAAATTATCTGTAGAAAAACTGGGAGTATAAGTCATACCTTAATTTTGGAGCTTGAAATCCTGCATGATCTCAAAGCAATGCACAATTAGGCAAATAACCCATATATCatagaatgaagaaaaataacacaTAATTATtaaactaaaaggaaaaaaataaataattttgaagGGGTGGGAAAGTACCAAAAATGTCAGAGAGGAAAAGAATGGCAAGCTTGGAGTGAGGGGAGCCTGTGACATATGAGTCGAGACCACCAAACTTCTCAACATGGCCGGAGCCACTGGATGGGTTGAGGACTGGTGGGTGTGAGCAGCACTGAGGTCCTgacattattttcttttctctgaaTCAAAAGGTGCACAACAGCCACACACTCTTCCCCGCTACTTAAACGAGCTAGACTAGAAAGATAGAAAGGCACGTTAAGACagatttttcataaaatatttattgaaaaaattgtcgaatttagtttatttattattatttttggtcaACGACGAATTTAGTTTTGGAGACTAGTGGAGTAGTAGTACTTTGCTGGCGGCCATATTCCTGGGCAGGTGCAACTGTCTCCAAGGCCTACAAAATTTAATATGATATCAATCactttctcctctctttttggATATAATATATGGTGCATATCATGCCCACTCCACTCCCTTATTATATTACAGGTATAAATGGTGCAGATGATGCATTATGGTTAATCATAAGTGGCGTgcaaccttttttttattttaagggaGCTCATCTtctcactttttttatttacacttttttttttattttttaataaattttgtttttgtttttgtttttttcttttatattctACACTTATCttacattaatttattttattttgacttcacttttatattatttttttttctttatacttaatttttcaacttGCACTCTAATTGTAGTTTTTTATTCCTTTAATCGAGTAAGAAATAATTAACACTGTATATTTGTCTAGGCAAAATTACATGGTCCACCAAAAAAAACTTAACGCAATGCATCTAACTACACATTTTtacattgtttttattttatagaaaagtTGATATAGATCCAAATTCCTATTGAGGAGTTGGGTTTAATCCTCTTATTTGGTGACTTCGATCCAagtcttttgatttttgtgccacataaaattacattccttttaaaatattttatgatgtaatctttttattattttatttttaaaattatttttcgttCCAATGTTGCCCCTTATGACTTGAATCAGGTAATAGTCATTGTGTCATATTTCCTATTGCCTATTGcataggtatatatatgttttttcatattttcaacAACTTgtaatagtattttatgtacctttctttttataggtaatatacaattttattttgtctatttttgtatTCGTAGGtagtcttctaatttatgttcctaactTACAGGTAATACGATTTATCACTAAGTATTTTTTGTTGCTAATAATAACACTATTTACCTGTATATCAGGTACATAATTTAATGTGAGTgcttgtttgattgattggtatAATATGTGGGTCTTTACTTCTTAttgattaaattgtattttatccatatattaggaaaattataaggaaataatgcattaagtttagattttcaatgtgttttccttatttaccCTAAAGGGTAAAAtcgacaaaacaaaaaaagtaataaatgtCAAAGGACCTATATCTAATACCAAAAATGCGAGGACTAAACCAAATGACAGCTAATCGTTTTGGACCTAGATCTAAGaagcccttttctttttccatgttcttctccctctcttctctttcataatcatttggaaaacatatattgaatgaaaaaaaaatgatgaacttgtggacatgaattGAGTTCTCAGAGTTtcggaaaataaaattgagttTGAGACTATGAGTTTCAAATTCACATTAATGGAGTTCTCTTTGTTTCATATGAGATCATTTCATACCTTCATTTTGTTTGGGAATCTTCTCAGAAAGTACAAACAGCCCAgaattaaagataaaaaaaaaaagaaaaaaaaaagaaaaagaattcttAGAATTCGGCATTCCAAGTCTGTAAGGGAATCCAaaagtttgggtttttgttcattttcattattgaGTACCCATATCAAAACTTTAATGTAGGATGAGgatagaataggaaagagaaagaacaaaagaacaaaattgattaaaaaatattaaaaaaataaaagggagtATAAGTGGGAAAAAAAGGAGTTGAAAAATCAGCATCCTTTTTTAAAAGacatttttctatttcttttcaaagCTATTGTTctgtgtttaatttttttattccctTTTCcgcccttttcttttttcctgtgTGACAAGGACTATTGAAGATATTCAATAATACGCATTTAATGCTGTTGATTTgacaatttcatgaaccaatatGAACGAAAGGAATTATTGATTGCTTAATTTGCTTTTGTCCATCAGCTGGGTAATAAAATCCATATAACTATAAACAAAGCAATgataaatttcaaactttTGCTCCAAACAATTAGTATTTACCTacgtgcatatatatatatatatatatagtctctttttattgagggatttttcaaataattttatttgagggacatccTTTAAGGTTTcttacgaattttttttcaacgatcgaaactatttattttttaagtctatattcatagatcatccttgaaaaaaattagacaaatcggaaactaTTTTGATTTCCAATTGTgttctacaaaatcaatgaacacagtgcttcaagaaagtactaaaatttcaataattcaattgagtggtcaaatgatattggattcaagtgattttttgtagagatgatctttgaatgagtatctacaaaagagacggtttggattagtgaaatacaatacagagtgggccctacaatggtatccctcaaataagctaatttgagggatccctcaatggaagttctctgtgtgtatatatatatatata
This window encodes:
- the LOC18788236 gene encoding endo-1,3;1,4-beta-D-glucanase, encoding MSGPQCCSHPPVLNPSSGSGHVEKFGGLDSYVTGSPHSKLAILFLSDIFGFQAPKLRKFADKVAAAGYFVVVPDFFYGDPFVLADDGSFDRLPVWLKDHSPEKGFEDAKLVIEALKSKGVSAIGAAGFCWGAKVAVELGKHDHDFIHAGVLLHPAFTTVDDIKEVKVPIAILGAEFDHITPPEVLKQWEEVLIAKTEIKSYVKIFPEVEHGWTTRYNVEDEKSVKSAEEAHQDLLEWFSNHVK